Proteins co-encoded in one Luteolibacter sp. Y139 genomic window:
- a CDS encoding isoprenyl transferase produces the protein MNDSSIPRHIAIIMDGNGRWAKERGKPRISGHRAGAESVRECVEGCKQLGVEYLTLYAFSSENWNRPAAEITALMALLERFLEEKAGELMKQNVKLTAIGHLERLPDRTRRKLNKAIERTSGNTSLTLILALSYGAREEIVEAARSLAVDAAAGKIDPAQIDNATFASRLYTADIPDPDLLIRTSGELRVSNFLLWQISYAEIVIFKKFWPDFHQADLNEAVQEYARRHRRFGGL, from the coding sequence ATGAATGACTCCTCCATTCCCCGGCACATTGCCATCATCATGGATGGCAATGGTCGCTGGGCGAAAGAGCGAGGCAAGCCCCGCATCTCCGGCCACCGCGCCGGCGCCGAGTCCGTGCGCGAATGTGTGGAAGGCTGCAAGCAACTCGGCGTCGAGTATCTCACACTCTACGCCTTCTCCTCCGAGAACTGGAATCGCCCCGCCGCCGAAATCACGGCGCTGATGGCGTTGCTAGAGCGCTTCCTCGAAGAAAAGGCCGGGGAGCTGATGAAGCAAAACGTCAAGCTGACCGCCATCGGCCACCTTGAGCGCTTGCCGGATCGCACTCGCCGCAAGCTCAACAAGGCAATCGAGCGCACCTCGGGAAACACCTCGCTGACTCTCATTCTCGCGCTCTCCTACGGTGCCCGCGAAGAAATTGTCGAAGCCGCCCGCTCCCTGGCCGTCGACGCCGCCGCGGGAAAAATCGACCCCGCACAGATCGACAACGCCACCTTCGCCTCGCGGCTCTACACTGCGGACATCCCGGACCCGGACCTCCTGATCCGCACCTCCGGCGAGCTGCGCGTTTCGAATTTCCTGCTCTGGCAGATCAGCTACGCGGAGATCGTCATCTTCAAGAAATTCTGGCCCGACTTCCATCAGGCCGATCTCAATGAAGCGGTGCAGGAATACGCCCGCCGCCACCGCCGCTTCGGCGGACTCTGA
- a CDS encoding RNA polymerase sigma factor — protein MSEVSDAELLSKWLKHQSEEAFRALTARYAGLVFMAARQTCRNEALAADAAQLTFITLARKGASLSGRATLAGWLHRTAVFHSRNALQSQRSESRKRDEFETHFRSMTPDPSGETWEEIEPLLAEALDALPGKDRDALLLRYYRRLSLKEIAEVQTISAAAAQKRVDRAIERLRRQFTLRGCVAGSGLGAALAHGLGGIPSVPSATVASLTKQSIAAAASAAMPSLLSLLLSLFAMKKALVILSAILLLAVVGTLALRAKPATPPSTPVNIASQPASDARSRLRPVGVDAQAANPAAAEQERLKKLYGEEQWRVSTRTAEDVVACVQAIRSMVDPQLSKLKPDESLGSMALMKITGPDALPPDKLAEVQQLSLDYTKRRWEESRQALDRFNRAPAPLLELLLASDACASGKMSLEDYEKLRNGNPDFEAVAIPVDLVNRNINADFGQPLKDPAFVEALGSHLNELGRTRLDEIARERASAKPVSTSTFDLLPPTRLENLAAQAKGARQIIESLVESGEMK, from the coding sequence ATGTCCGAAGTGTCCGATGCCGAGCTGCTCTCGAAGTGGCTGAAGCACCAATCCGAAGAAGCGTTCCGCGCGCTGACGGCGAGGTATGCCGGACTCGTTTTCATGGCCGCACGGCAGACCTGCCGGAATGAGGCGCTGGCAGCGGACGCAGCCCAGCTGACCTTCATCACCCTCGCCCGCAAGGGAGCTTCCTTGTCAGGCAGAGCCACCCTCGCAGGCTGGCTGCACCGGACGGCCGTCTTCCACTCCAGGAACGCCCTTCAATCGCAGCGGAGTGAATCACGGAAGCGGGACGAATTTGAAACCCACTTCCGGAGCATGACACCCGATCCCTCTGGAGAGACATGGGAAGAAATCGAACCCCTGCTCGCCGAAGCACTCGATGCACTGCCGGGCAAGGACCGCGATGCGCTTTTGCTCCGCTACTATCGGCGGCTGAGCCTGAAAGAGATTGCCGAAGTCCAGACGATCAGCGCCGCCGCCGCGCAGAAACGGGTGGACCGGGCGATTGAACGGCTACGACGCCAATTTACCCTTCGCGGATGCGTGGCGGGCAGTGGCTTGGGCGCGGCCCTTGCACACGGCCTGGGCGGCATCCCCTCCGTTCCATCGGCCACCGTCGCGTCATTGACGAAACAGTCGATCGCCGCCGCTGCGTCCGCGGCAATGCCTTCGCTTCTGAGTCTTCTCCTTTCTCTCTTCGCCATGAAAAAAGCCCTCGTGATCCTGTCGGCAATTCTTCTCCTCGCAGTGGTCGGAACTTTGGCGCTCCGGGCAAAACCGGCGACTCCCCCTTCAACACCGGTCAACATCGCGAGCCAACCTGCGAGTGACGCCAGATCTCGCCTGCGCCCGGTCGGCGTCGACGCTCAAGCCGCCAATCCAGCCGCCGCCGAACAGGAGCGGTTGAAGAAACTCTATGGGGAAGAGCAGTGGCGCGTCTCGACCCGGACCGCGGAAGATGTCGTGGCATGCGTGCAAGCGATCCGCAGCATGGTCGACCCCCAGCTCTCCAAGTTGAAGCCTGACGAAAGCTTGGGAAGCATGGCCCTCATGAAAATCACCGGGCCGGATGCCCTTCCTCCCGACAAATTGGCGGAGGTACAGCAGCTCTCTCTCGATTACACGAAGCGGAGGTGGGAGGAATCACGACAAGCCTTGGACCGCTTCAATCGCGCCCCAGCTCCGTTGCTGGAACTGCTCCTCGCATCGGATGCGTGTGCCTCCGGCAAGATGTCGCTGGAAGACTATGAGAAGCTGCGCAACGGCAACCCTGACTTCGAAGCAGTGGCGATTCCCGTCGACCTCGTAAACCGGAACATCAACGCCGACTTTGGACAACCACTCAAGGATCCCGCTTTCGTTGAGGCTCTTGGAAGTCACCTCAACGAGCTCGGGCGAACCCGGCTGGACGAGATCGCCCGGGAACGTGCTTCTGCCAAACCCGTATCCACCTCGACCTTCGACCTCCTGCCACCCACCCGTTTGGAAAACCTCGCCGCGCAGGCAAAAGGTGCCCGGCAGATCATCGAGTCGCTCGTGGAGTCAGGGGAGATGAAGTAG